One stretch of Euphorbia lathyris chromosome 7, ddEupLath1.1, whole genome shotgun sequence DNA includes these proteins:
- the LOC136235651 gene encoding uncharacterized protein, with the protein MPVSVIGLSSWFKTKILDPLYLILSRGTEPKQLAFSAALGITMGIFPICGVTVLLCGVAIALLGSFCHAPTVMLANLVATPIELSLIIPFLRFGEFITGGSHFPLTSDALKKVLTGHASDEVLLSIAHALMGWFVAAPVILAGLYVIFLPCFKVLVRKFSSTPGSPIKSPKSVKSPKSEVRLKVRDV; encoded by the exons ATGCCTGTATCTGTGATTGGGTTGAGTTCTTGGTTTAAGACTAAGATCCTCGATCCTCTCTACCTTATTCTCAGCAG GGGTACAGAACCTAAACAATTGGCTTTCTCTGCAGCCCTTGGAATTACTATGGGAATATTTCCTATATGTG GAGTTACTGTCTTGCTATGTGGGGTGGCTATTGCATTGCTTGGGTCTTTCTGTCATGCTCCAACTGTAATGTTAGCTAATCTTGTTGCAACGCCCATAGAGTTGAG TCTTATAATACCCTTCTTGCGCTTTGGTGAATTCATCACTGGTGGGTCGCATTTTCCATTGACATCTGATGCTTTAAAGAAGGTTCTGACTGGTCACGCTTCAGATGAAGTCTTATTAAGCATTGCCCATGCG TTGATGGGATGGTTTGTGGCGGCTCCTGTTATTTTGGCTGGTCTGTATGTAATATTTTTGCCGTGCTTCAAGGTGTTGGTTCGCAAGTTCAGCTCTACTCCAGGAAGCCCGATTAAATCCCCCAAGTCGGTTAAATCACCCAAGTCGGAAGTGAGGCTTAAGGTAAGAGATGTTTGA